A window of the Lepisosteus oculatus isolate fLepOcu1 chromosome 14, fLepOcu1.hap2, whole genome shotgun sequence genome harbors these coding sequences:
- the msh5 gene encoding mutS protein homolog 5 isoform X1, with amino-acid sequence MDPGADSDLGSTGRAAGAGEKDTPELYLSVLFHHGQLGLSYYDTEDYTVYYMPDTTDTCSLTLLDKALQELTPRAIVTSAKQDRSVAEFLRRLGDSAGDKPEVVLYPNTDFGFEVSKQRLLSAHLSFLPASLTETERLSYLGSSLPLNCTQMVRSLGGLLKLLERRRVGVELEDSIVGVPVLALRKFSLADGVYLDKDTYSALQVFKSELHPSVYKLASGVKEGLSLYGLLDRCRSPFGSRLLRRWLLHPTRSLGELMKRQEVVQFFCSPRNNEVLNTLQDCLKNIRRIPMLIRRMTLSQTNVHDWQCLYKTVYSAVCIRDTVQALPQSILLFREISGAFSDDLHYIASLISKVVDFEASLTENRVTVKPNVDPAIDEKKRRMMGLSDFLTDVARKELENLDPRIPSCSVIYIPLIGFLLSVPRLPSMADKEDFVIQGLDFMFLSGDRLHYRSERTKELDSMLGDLHCDIRDLETAVVTQLEAKVLERTQCLYRVMEFSAQLDCLIALALVSREYSFCRPTLTAASVIHIREGRHPLVELCAPVFVPNPTVSAGAAGKVKLITGPNSSGKSIYLKQVGLIVFMALIGSNVPAARAEVGLMDGIYTRMHSRESVSLGLSTFMIDLNQMASALNDSTGSSLVLIDEFGKGTNTVDGVSLLAACVRHWLRKGPQHCPHVLLSTNFHSLVQMGLLPQSPLLQYLTLETALDGEELVFFYQLKEGVCQSSHAANIATLAGLPPPLVQRAVEVSELYRAGKAIERVDRPSSTEQAARCRAIVDRFLGLDLDSPSVDLPQYLREEVLPSAGDIL; translated from the exons ATGGATCCTGGGGCTGACAGCGATCTGGGATCTACTGGGagagcagcaggagcaggagagaaggACACGCCAgag CTCTATCTCAGCGTGCTGTTTCACCACGGGCAGCTGGGCCTGTCTTACTACGACACCGAGGACTACACTGTGTACTACATGCCCGACACCACGGACACCTGCAGCCTGACGCTGCTGGACAAAG CCCTCCAGGAGCTGACCCCCAGGGCCATCGTCACCAGCGCCAAGCAGGACCGCAGCGTGGCCGAGTTCCTGAGGAGACTGG GCGACAGTGCGGGAGATAAGCCGGAGGTGGTGCTGTACCCGAACACCGACTTCG GTTTTGAGGTCAGCAAACAGAGGCTGCTGTCTGCTCATCTATCCTTCCTCCCAGCCTCCCTGACAGAGACGGAGAGACTGTCCTACCTTGGCTCCTCTCTCCCTTTAAACTGCACACAGATG GTGCGCTCCCTCGGGGGGCTCCTCAAGCTGCTGGAGAGGCGGAGAGTGGGGGTGGAGCTGGAGGACAGCATCGTGGGGGTGCCCGTCCTGGCCCTGCGCAAGTTCTCCCT GGCCGACGGGGTTTACCTGGACAAGGACACGTACAG CGCCCTGCAGGTCTTCAAGTCTGAGCTCCACCCCTCCGTGTACAAGCTGGCGTCCGGCGTGAAGGAGGGCCTCAGCCTGTACG GGCTCCTGGACCGCTGCAGGAGTCCGTTCGGCTCCAGGCTGCTGCG GCGCTGGCTGCTGCACCCGACTCGCAGTCTGGGCGAGCTGATGAAGAGACAGGAGGTGGTTCAGTTCTTCTGCTCCCCCCGAAACAACGAGGTGCTGAACACCCTGCAGGACTGCCTGAAAAACATCAGGAGAATCCCG ATGTTGATCCGCAGGATGACTCTCTCTCAGACCAATGTCCACGACTGGCAGTGCCTGTATAAG acAGTGTACAGCGCGGTGTGCATCAGAGACACCGTGCAGGCCCTCCCTCAGTCGATCCTGCTGTTCCGAGAGATCTCCGGGGCCTTCAGCGACGACCTGCACTACATCGCCAGCCTCATCAGCAAAGTG GTGGATTTCGAGGCCAGTCTGACTGAGAACCGGGTCACCGTCAAACCCAATGTGGACCCAGCCATTGATgaga AGAAGAGGAGGATGATGGGATTGTCTGACTTCCTGACGGATGTCGCTCGCAAGGAGCTGGAGAACCTGGATCCTCGCATCCCCTCCTGCAGTGTCATCTACATACCGCTG ATCGGCTTCCTGCTGTCCGTCCCCCGGCTGCCCAGCATGGCGGACAAGGAGGACTTCGTCATCCAGGGGCTGGACTTCATG TTCCTGTCAGGAGACCGACTTCACTACCGCAGTGAGCGCACCAAGGAGCTGGACAGCATGCTGGGAGACCTGCACTGCGACATCAgag accTGGAGACCGCAGTGGTGACGCAGCTGGAGGCGAAGGTGCTGGAGAGGACGCAGTGTCTGTACCGGGTGATGGAGTTCTCCGCCCAGCTGGACTGCCTCATCGCCCTGGCCTTGGTCTCCCGGGAGTACAGCTTCTGCAGGCCCACGCTGACCGCGGCCTCCGTCATCCACATCCGGGAGGGCAG GCACCCGCTGGTGGAGCTGTGCGCCCCTGTGTTCGTCCCGAACCCCACCGTCAGCGCCGGCGCGGCGGGGAAGGTCAAGCTCATCACCGGGCCCAACTCCAGCGGGAAGAGCATCTACCTGAAGCAG GTGGGGCTCATCGTGTTCATGGCCCTGATTGGCTCCAACGTGCCGGCGGCGCGGGCAGAGGTCGGGCTGATGGACGGGATCTACACCCGCATGCACAGCCGGGAGTCCGTGTCCCTGGGGCTGTCCACCTTCATGATCGACCTCAACCAG ATGGCGTCGGCTCTGAACGACAGCACAGGCAGCTCCCTGGTGCTGATAGACGAGTTCGGGAAAGGGACCAACacg GTGGACGGCGTGTCCCTGCTGGCCGCCTGCGTCCGGCACTGGCTGAGGAAGGGCCCCCAGCACTGCCCACACGTCCTGCTGTCCACCAACTTCCACAGCCTGGTGCAGATGGGCCTGCTGCCCCAGTCCCCCCTGCTGCAGTACCTG ACCCTGGAGACAGCTCTGGACGGGGAGGAGCTGGTGTTCTTCTACCAGCTGAAGGAGGGCGTGTGCCAGTCCAGTCACGCCGCCAACATCGCCACGCTGGCAGGACTGCCACCCCCACTGGTGCAGAGGGCCGTggag GTGTCGGAGCTGTACCGAGCGGGCAAGGCCATCGAGCGCGTCGATCGCCCGTCCAGCACGGAGCAGGCCGCCAG GTGCCGGGCCATCGTGGACCGGTTTCTGGGCCTGGACCTGGACAGCCCCTCCGTCGACCTGCCCCAGTACCTGAGAGAGGAGGTGCTGCCCTCTGCGGGCGACATCCTGTAG
- the msh5 gene encoding mutS protein homolog 5 isoform X2, with the protein MDPGADSDLGSTGRAAGAGEKDTPELYLSVLFHHGQLGLSYYDTEDYTVYYMPDTTDTCSLTLLDKALQELTPRAIVTSAKQDRSVAEFLRRLGDSAGDKPEVVLYPNTDFGFEVSKQRLLSAHLSFLPASLTETERLSYLGSSLPLNCTQMVRSLGGLLKLLERRRVGVELEDSIVGVPVLALRKFSLADGVYLDKDTYSALQVFKSELHPSVYKLASGVKEGLSLYGLLDRCRSPFGSRLLRRWLLHPTRSLGELMKRQEVVQFFCSPRNNEVLNTLQDCLKNIRRIPMLIRRMTLSQTNVHDWQCLYKTVYSAVCIRDTVQALPQSILLFREISGAFSDDLHYIASLISKVVDFEASLTENRVTVKPNVDPAIDEKKRRMMGLSDFLTDVARKELENLDPRIPSCSVIYIPLIGFLLSVPRLPSMADKEDFVIQGLDFMFLSGDRLHYRSERTKELDSMLGDLHCDIRDLETAVVTQLEAKVLERTQCLYRVMEFSAQLDCLIALALVSREYSFCRPTLTAASVIHIREGRHPLVELCAPVFVPNPTVSAGAAGKVKLITGPNSSGKSIYLKQVGLIVFMALIGSNVPAARAEVGLMDGIYTRMHSRESVSLGLSTFMIDLNQMASALNDSTGSSLVLIDEFGKGTNTVDGVSLLAACVRHWLRKGPQHCPHVLLSTNFHSLVQMGLLPQSPLLQYLTLETALDGEELVFFYQLKEGVCQSSHAANIATLAGLPPPLVQRAVEVSELYRAGKAIERVDRPSSTEQAASAAG; encoded by the exons ATGGATCCTGGGGCTGACAGCGATCTGGGATCTACTGGGagagcagcaggagcaggagagaaggACACGCCAgag CTCTATCTCAGCGTGCTGTTTCACCACGGGCAGCTGGGCCTGTCTTACTACGACACCGAGGACTACACTGTGTACTACATGCCCGACACCACGGACACCTGCAGCCTGACGCTGCTGGACAAAG CCCTCCAGGAGCTGACCCCCAGGGCCATCGTCACCAGCGCCAAGCAGGACCGCAGCGTGGCCGAGTTCCTGAGGAGACTGG GCGACAGTGCGGGAGATAAGCCGGAGGTGGTGCTGTACCCGAACACCGACTTCG GTTTTGAGGTCAGCAAACAGAGGCTGCTGTCTGCTCATCTATCCTTCCTCCCAGCCTCCCTGACAGAGACGGAGAGACTGTCCTACCTTGGCTCCTCTCTCCCTTTAAACTGCACACAGATG GTGCGCTCCCTCGGGGGGCTCCTCAAGCTGCTGGAGAGGCGGAGAGTGGGGGTGGAGCTGGAGGACAGCATCGTGGGGGTGCCCGTCCTGGCCCTGCGCAAGTTCTCCCT GGCCGACGGGGTTTACCTGGACAAGGACACGTACAG CGCCCTGCAGGTCTTCAAGTCTGAGCTCCACCCCTCCGTGTACAAGCTGGCGTCCGGCGTGAAGGAGGGCCTCAGCCTGTACG GGCTCCTGGACCGCTGCAGGAGTCCGTTCGGCTCCAGGCTGCTGCG GCGCTGGCTGCTGCACCCGACTCGCAGTCTGGGCGAGCTGATGAAGAGACAGGAGGTGGTTCAGTTCTTCTGCTCCCCCCGAAACAACGAGGTGCTGAACACCCTGCAGGACTGCCTGAAAAACATCAGGAGAATCCCG ATGTTGATCCGCAGGATGACTCTCTCTCAGACCAATGTCCACGACTGGCAGTGCCTGTATAAG acAGTGTACAGCGCGGTGTGCATCAGAGACACCGTGCAGGCCCTCCCTCAGTCGATCCTGCTGTTCCGAGAGATCTCCGGGGCCTTCAGCGACGACCTGCACTACATCGCCAGCCTCATCAGCAAAGTG GTGGATTTCGAGGCCAGTCTGACTGAGAACCGGGTCACCGTCAAACCCAATGTGGACCCAGCCATTGATgaga AGAAGAGGAGGATGATGGGATTGTCTGACTTCCTGACGGATGTCGCTCGCAAGGAGCTGGAGAACCTGGATCCTCGCATCCCCTCCTGCAGTGTCATCTACATACCGCTG ATCGGCTTCCTGCTGTCCGTCCCCCGGCTGCCCAGCATGGCGGACAAGGAGGACTTCGTCATCCAGGGGCTGGACTTCATG TTCCTGTCAGGAGACCGACTTCACTACCGCAGTGAGCGCACCAAGGAGCTGGACAGCATGCTGGGAGACCTGCACTGCGACATCAgag accTGGAGACCGCAGTGGTGACGCAGCTGGAGGCGAAGGTGCTGGAGAGGACGCAGTGTCTGTACCGGGTGATGGAGTTCTCCGCCCAGCTGGACTGCCTCATCGCCCTGGCCTTGGTCTCCCGGGAGTACAGCTTCTGCAGGCCCACGCTGACCGCGGCCTCCGTCATCCACATCCGGGAGGGCAG GCACCCGCTGGTGGAGCTGTGCGCCCCTGTGTTCGTCCCGAACCCCACCGTCAGCGCCGGCGCGGCGGGGAAGGTCAAGCTCATCACCGGGCCCAACTCCAGCGGGAAGAGCATCTACCTGAAGCAG GTGGGGCTCATCGTGTTCATGGCCCTGATTGGCTCCAACGTGCCGGCGGCGCGGGCAGAGGTCGGGCTGATGGACGGGATCTACACCCGCATGCACAGCCGGGAGTCCGTGTCCCTGGGGCTGTCCACCTTCATGATCGACCTCAACCAG ATGGCGTCGGCTCTGAACGACAGCACAGGCAGCTCCCTGGTGCTGATAGACGAGTTCGGGAAAGGGACCAACacg GTGGACGGCGTGTCCCTGCTGGCCGCCTGCGTCCGGCACTGGCTGAGGAAGGGCCCCCAGCACTGCCCACACGTCCTGCTGTCCACCAACTTCCACAGCCTGGTGCAGATGGGCCTGCTGCCCCAGTCCCCCCTGCTGCAGTACCTG ACCCTGGAGACAGCTCTGGACGGGGAGGAGCTGGTGTTCTTCTACCAGCTGAAGGAGGGCGTGTGCCAGTCCAGTCACGCCGCCAACATCGCCACGCTGGCAGGACTGCCACCCCCACTGGTGCAGAGGGCCGTggag GTGTCGGAGCTGTACCGAGCGGGCAAGGCCATCGAGCGCGTCGATCGCCCGTCCAGCACGGAGCAGGCCGCCAG TGCTgcgggctga
- the clic1 gene encoding chloride intracellular channel protein 1 isoform X1: MGDEDRQPQVELFVKAGSDGQSIGNCPFSQRLFMVLWLKGVTFNVTTVDMKRKPEILKDLAPGAQPPFLLYGAEVKTDTNKIEEFLEENLCPPQYPKLAARNPESNTAGLDVFSKFSAYIKNSNPSMNDNLEKGLLKALKKLDDYLSTPLPEEVDENSAEDVAVSVRPFLDGQELTLADCNLLPKLHIVKVVCLKYRGFQIPRSLSSLWRYLDAAYAREEFASTCPADKEIETAYTSVARTLK; this comes from the exons ATGGGCGACGAGGACCGGCAGCCACAGGTCGAGCTGTTCGTCAAG GCAGGGTCAGATGGACAGAGCATTGGGAACTGTCCCTTCTCCCAGAGGCTCTTCATGGTCCTGTGGCTGAAGGGAGTCACCTTTAACGTCACCACAGTGGACATGAAGAG gaagCCGGAGATCCTGAAGGATTTGGCCCCAGGAGCCCAGCCCCCCTTCCTGCTGTATGGGGCGGAGGTGAAGACCGACACCAACAAGATCGAGGAGTTTCTGGAGGAGAACCTCTGCCCTCCCCA GTACCCCAAACTTGCCGCCAGGAACCCCGAGTCCAACACTGCAGGCCTGGACGTCTTCTCCAAGTTCTCTGCCTACATCAAGAACTCGAACCCCAGCATGAACGACA atCTAGAGAAGGGCCTGCTCAAAGCCCTGAAGAAGCTGGATGACTACCTGTCCACGCCGCTGCCCGAGGAGGTGGACGAGAACAGCGCGGAGGACGTGGCGGTGTCCGTTCGCCCCTTCCTGGACGGACAGGAGCTCACCCTGGCAGACTGCAACCTGCTGCCCAAGCTGCACATCGTCAAG GTGGTGTGCCTGAAGTACCGCGGTTTCCAGATCCCGCGCTCGCTGTCCTCCCTGTGGCGGTACCTGGACGCCGCGTACGCCCGCGAGGAGTTCGCCTCCACCTGCCCCGCGGACAAGGAGATCGAGACCGCCTACACCTCCGTGGCCCGCACCCTGAAATAG
- the clic1 gene encoding chloride intracellular channel protein 1 isoform X2, translating to MVLWLKGVTFNVTTVDMKRKPEILKDLAPGAQPPFLLYGAEVKTDTNKIEEFLEENLCPPQYPKLAARNPESNTAGLDVFSKFSAYIKNSNPSMNDNLEKGLLKALKKLDDYLSTPLPEEVDENSAEDVAVSVRPFLDGQELTLADCNLLPKLHIVKVVCLKYRGFQIPRSLSSLWRYLDAAYAREEFASTCPADKEIETAYTSVARTLK from the exons ATGGTCCTGTGGCTGAAGGGAGTCACCTTTAACGTCACCACAGTGGACATGAAGAG gaagCCGGAGATCCTGAAGGATTTGGCCCCAGGAGCCCAGCCCCCCTTCCTGCTGTATGGGGCGGAGGTGAAGACCGACACCAACAAGATCGAGGAGTTTCTGGAGGAGAACCTCTGCCCTCCCCA GTACCCCAAACTTGCCGCCAGGAACCCCGAGTCCAACACTGCAGGCCTGGACGTCTTCTCCAAGTTCTCTGCCTACATCAAGAACTCGAACCCCAGCATGAACGACA atCTAGAGAAGGGCCTGCTCAAAGCCCTGAAGAAGCTGGATGACTACCTGTCCACGCCGCTGCCCGAGGAGGTGGACGAGAACAGCGCGGAGGACGTGGCGGTGTCCGTTCGCCCCTTCCTGGACGGACAGGAGCTCACCCTGGCAGACTGCAACCTGCTGCCCAAGCTGCACATCGTCAAG GTGGTGTGCCTGAAGTACCGCGGTTTCCAGATCCCGCGCTCGCTGTCCTCCCTGTGGCGGTACCTGGACGCCGCGTACGCCCGCGAGGAGTTCGCCTCCACCTGCCCCGCGGACAAGGAGATCGAGACCGCCTACACCTCCGTGGCCCGCACCCTGAAATAG
- the lypc gene encoding sperm acrosome membrane-associated protein 4-like isoform X1: protein MSRLLILVLLTCLLSSRADCLRCYTCVFPALSPLDCIKFPQKCPTGQSCLSSTAVGTRGQLRVVLYEKSCVVSELCGLTGEKYTMGINFTFTNTCCDTDLCNSAPQRPGLPLALGLAMLAAGLSLVGVQG from the exons ATGTCCCGGCTGCTGATTCTAGTCCTGCTGACCTGTCTGCTCTCTTCGAGGG CAGACTGCCTGCGCTGTTACACCTGTGTGTTCCCGGCTCTCTCTCCTCTGGACTGCATCAAGTTCCCTCAGAAATGTCCAACAGGTCAGAGCTGCCTGTCCAGCACTGCAGTGGGCACCAGAG GTCAGCTCAGAGTGGTTCTCTATGAGAAGAGCTGTGTGGTTTCTGAGCTGTGTGGGCTGACAGGAGAGAAGTACACCATGGGCATCAACTTCACCTTCACCAACACCTGCTGCGACACCGACCTGTGCAACAGCGCCCCCCAGAGGCCAGGACTGCCCCTGGCGCTGGGGCTGGCCATGCTGGCTGCTGGGCTGAGCCTGGTGGGGGTGCAGGGTTAG
- the lypc gene encoding sperm acrosome membrane-associated protein 4-like isoform X2: MSRLLILVLLTCLLSSRDCLRCYTCVFPALSPLDCIKFPQKCPTGQSCLSSTAVGTRGQLRVVLYEKSCVVSELCGLTGEKYTMGINFTFTNTCCDTDLCNSAPQRPGLPLALGLAMLAAGLSLVGVQG; the protein is encoded by the exons ATGTCCCGGCTGCTGATTCTAGTCCTGCTGACCTGTCTGCTCTCTTCGAGGG ACTGCCTGCGCTGTTACACCTGTGTGTTCCCGGCTCTCTCTCCTCTGGACTGCATCAAGTTCCCTCAGAAATGTCCAACAGGTCAGAGCTGCCTGTCCAGCACTGCAGTGGGCACCAGAG GTCAGCTCAGAGTGGTTCTCTATGAGAAGAGCTGTGTGGTTTCTGAGCTGTGTGGGCTGACAGGAGAGAAGTACACCATGGGCATCAACTTCACCTTCACCAACACCTGCTGCGACACCGACCTGTGCAACAGCGCCCCCCAGAGGCCAGGACTGCCCCTGGCGCTGGGGCTGGCCATGCTGGCTGCTGGGCTGAGCCTGGTGGGGGTGCAGGGTTAG